The following are encoded together in the Glycine soja cultivar W05 chromosome 5, ASM419377v2, whole genome shotgun sequence genome:
- the LOC114412454 gene encoding lysine-rich arabinogalactan protein 18-like → MDRNGVLSLAFICIVVAGVGGQSPAAAPSNTPATPAAATPAQAPSTPNSPAPVASPKSSPPASSPKPATATPASSPAASPTTTPAAPAPATKPPAASPPPAPVPVSSPPAPVPVSSPPAPVPVAAPTTPVAPAPAPSKHKKKGKKHGAPAPSPSLLGPPAPPTGAPGPSEDASSPGPATAANDESGAETIMCLKKVLGGLGLGWATLVLVF, encoded by the exons ATGGATCGCAACGGTGTTCTCTCTCTTGCATTCATCTGCATTGTAGTCGCCGGCGTCGGAGGCCAGTCTCCCGCCGCAGCGCCCTCGAACACTCCGGCAACCCCCGCCGCCGCCACTCCCGCCCAAGCACCTTCCACACCGAATTCACCAGCCCCAGTTGCTTCTCCCAAATCATCTCCACCAGCTTCGTCTCCTAAGCCCGCAACCGCAACCCCTGCTTCGTCGCCGGCGGCATCTCCTACCACCACCCCCGCCGCGCCTGCTCCAGCGACCAAGCCACCTGCAGCCTCTCCTCCTCCGGCGCCGGTTCCCGTGAGCTCTCCCCCCGCTCCCGTGCCGGTGAGTTCTCCACCCGCTCCCGTTCCGGTGGCGGCGCCGACCACCCCTGTGGCTCCCGCTCCGGCTCCGAGCAAGCACAAGAAGAAGGGTAAGAAGCACGGTGCTCCGGCTCCTTCACCGTCGTTGCTGGGACCTCCTGCGCCACCCACCGGGGCTCCTGGTCCTAGCGAGGACGCTTCTTCCCCTGGACCTGCCACTGCTGCCAACGATGAG agtgGAGCAGAGACCATCATGTGCTTGAAGAAGGTTCTAGGAGGCTTAGGTTTGGGTTGGGCTACCCTTGTTTTGGTCTTCTAG